DNA from Actinoplanes sp. SE50/110:
TGGCGATCAGGGAGAGCACGGCGACCAGCGCGAGCATGATCACACGCGCGGCGGCTTCGAGCGGGCGGATGCGCGTGGAACCGCTGGCTTGGGCTGGCACGTCACGGATGGTAGCGGCCCGGGCGGGAAACGGCCCGTTCGGCGACGGGGCGGTGGCACGCTTTGTCGTACCCAGCGGGTAGCCTCCCGTGCATGGCGGACACCTCGACCCAGTCGATCCAGGTCGCTGCGCCCCCGGCCCGGGTGGCCGAGGTGATCTGTGACTTCCCGGCCTACCCGGAGTGGGCCGAGGCGATCAAACAGGCCACCGTCGTCGAGGAGTACGAGGACGGATATGCCGCACAGGTCGCCTTCCGGATCGACGCCGGGGTGATGGCCGACGAGTACACGTTGGAGTACGCGTACGCCGACGACCTCTCCCGGATCGAGTGGCATCTCGTCGCGCCCTCCAAGACCCAGAAGTCCCAGGAGGGGGCGTACGAATTGGTCCCCACCGCGGATGGCGGGACGACGGTGACCTACACGCTCGCCGTCGAGCTGGCGATCGGCATGCTGGGGATGTTCCGCCGCAAGGCAGAGAAGATGATCATGGATACGGCGTTGAAGGAGCTCAAGCGGCGGGTCGAGAGCCTGCCCGCGGCCTGATCGCGGGGATCGCCGGTCGGCCTGGCGGTCGGGCGGTCCGGATTCGGGCGGTCCGGGCGGGCGGTCCGGGTTCGGGTCAGTTCGGGGTGGGATCGGCTCGGGGCCCCCGGTCCGGTGTCGGGTCGGTTCGTTGGTGGCTCGGTCCGGGTTTG
Protein-coding regions in this window:
- a CDS encoding SRPBCC family protein: MADTSTQSIQVAAPPARVAEVICDFPAYPEWAEAIKQATVVEEYEDGYAAQVAFRIDAGVMADEYTLEYAYADDLSRIEWHLVAPSKTQKSQEGAYELVPTADGGTTVTYTLAVELAIGMLGMFRRKAEKMIMDTALKELKRRVESLPAA